CGTGGCGGGCGTTGAGGTCGGCCTCGATGATCGGCCAGTCGGCCCAGGCGGCGGTTTCGGATGGGTCGACGGAGACGCTGCGCCAGAAGTTCGCGATGAACCCGTCGAGGTCGTTGACGGTCTCGATCTTCGCCGCGTGCTTGGTGGGGCGCCCGAGCAGGACGGCAAGCGATCCGGCGAACGGCTCGACGTAGTTGGGCACGTCTCCGAACCGCGCCCACACGTCGGGGGCCACGCGTCGCTTGCCGCCGAACCAAGGGAAGGGTGCCTGGAGGCTCACGCTTCCTCCTCGAGCCACTCGATCTCTGCCGCCGCGTGCTCCCCGTCGTGGCCCGCGGGGAGCACGCACGCGAGCCGGACGCCGTTGGGCGGCACCTCGGGCCAGGTGGTGACGGCGGTGCAGGTCATGCGACACCTCCAAACAGCGCGCCTTGCGCGTCGTCGGCGTGAGGGTCGAACTTCTCGAATGGCAGGTCCGCCACCGTCGAGTCGACCTGATTCCCCCAGACGTGCCAGCCCGGCGAGGGGTAGCGGCAGAACATCTCAAGGCGTCGTGCGTCGGGCCACCACGTCGCGATCTGGTTGCGGATCACGTCGGGCTTCTTGCTGTGTCGTCCTCGCGCTTGGCGGTAGACGGACGACACGCGGAGCGGCTGCGGTGGCGGCGACCAGTTGCCCTTGACGCCGACCAACAAGTGCTCGTGCTGGCCCCGGAACCAGTAACCCATGCCGACGAGTTCCTTGTCCCAGACCGCGCCGGTGCGGTAGGTGAATCCCCACGACGACATGACCTCTAGGGCTTCGGGCAGTTTGGGAGCGACGCCCCACAGGAACAGGACGGCGTTGCGCGCTACCGGCACGTCGAGGCCGCAGATCTCGTCGTGCGTCATGGTCGGGTAGTGCCGCTCAATCTCGCGGCCGGGCGTGCCGTTGTCGTATCGCCACGGCGGGTCGGCGTAGATGACATCGAAGGTCGCGCTCATCCCAGCGCCGCCTTCCGGTGCACGCGTCTCCAGTCCTCGGCCCGGGGCTGGTGGGGGTTCACGACGCGCCCCCGGTCTGCTCGGCGCGGTCACGGAGAAACCGGGCGGTGGGATTGGTGCCGTCGCGACCGACGATCTCGTCCGCCGCCTCCCGCGCACCTTCCGCCCGCGCCTCGGCCAGCAGCGCCTCGATACGAGCGGCCAGCAGCGTCTCGAACGGGGTCGAGCAGTCGCCGCCCTCGTCCTCGCAGCGCCAGCAGGCGACGAGCGAGCCGTGGTCGTTGATCGTGTGGCCGCACTCGCAGGGGGTCAGCAGCCGCTCCCGTTGCTTGTCGGTCAGTTCGGCCCATCCCAGCGGGGTGAGCCACGCGCGGCGGGTGAGGGGGTCGCGGGTCATGCGTCCTCCCCGAGGTAGGCGCGGGCTACGGCGAGGGCGCTCGCTCGCTCGCGGGTGATGGACGACCGCGTGCCAGCCTCAACCCAGCGACGGGCCACGACCTCCAGCCAGTCCGCCACGGCGACCGCGACGGCGGGGTGCATGCCC
This Mycobacteriales bacterium DNA region includes the following protein-coding sequences:
- a CDS encoding MT-A70 family methyltransferase; the encoded protein is MSATFDVIYADPPWRYDNGTPGREIERHYPTMTHDEICGLDVPVARNAVLFLWGVAPKLPEALEVMSSWGFTYRTGAVWDKELVGMGYWFRGQHEHLLVGVKGNWSPPPQPLRVSSVYRQARGRHSKKPDVIRNQIATWWPDARRLEMFCRYPSPGWHVWGNQVDSTVADLPFEKFDPHADDAQGALFGGVA